In Mycobacterium gallinarum, a single window of DNA contains:
- a CDS encoding PaaI family thioesterase, giving the protein MTQADGRPDVLIETPMHVLRRFGIKMIDADVTSETAAMSMPLAGMRNPVTDMPTVGPLGILVDAVSGFVNHFRHEPGEWTVSTELTLDLSPDGSERATADDAAPVVAVGQLLGPRGSTSLSFCTLTCGDVIIGGGTVRSFFLTPDRVVRDEPEETLRRTASTPLSELMAVQIGAVASDFCVLRQRPDPFLDNAVGVVNGGVASAGLELAASAVINAGGPPMRTASLRVNFLRPFFAGEHSRYEAAPLRIGRTTAVADAQALTEDGRPALTARVTAYR; this is encoded by the coding sequence GTCCCGATGTTCTCATCGAGACGCCCATGCATGTCTTGCGCCGCTTCGGCATCAAGATGATCGACGCGGATGTGACCAGCGAGACCGCCGCGATGTCGATGCCGTTGGCGGGCATGCGCAATCCCGTCACCGACATGCCCACGGTGGGTCCGCTTGGCATCCTCGTGGACGCGGTGAGCGGGTTCGTGAATCACTTCCGGCACGAGCCCGGCGAATGGACGGTGTCCACGGAGTTGACGCTGGACCTGAGCCCGGACGGCAGCGAACGTGCGACAGCGGACGACGCGGCGCCGGTCGTGGCGGTCGGGCAACTCTTGGGCCCACGCGGTAGCACGTCCCTGTCCTTCTGCACGCTGACGTGTGGTGACGTCATCATCGGCGGCGGTACCGTCCGGTCTTTCTTCCTCACCCCCGACCGGGTCGTCCGCGACGAGCCCGAGGAGACATTGCGCCGGACCGCGTCGACGCCGCTGTCGGAACTGATGGCAGTTCAGATCGGAGCCGTCGCATCCGACTTTTGTGTGCTGCGGCAACGGCCGGATCCGTTCCTGGACAACGCCGTCGGCGTCGTCAACGGCGGTGTCGCCTCGGCCGGGCTCGAACTCGCCGCATCCGCGGTGATCAATGCGGGTGGACCGCCGATGCGTACGGCGTCGCTCCGGGTGAACTTCCTGCGGCCCTTCTTCGCGGGTGAGCATTCCCGCTACGAGGCCGCACCGTTGCGGATCGGCAGGACGACCGCGGTCGCCGACGCCCAGGCTCTGACCGAGGACGGCAGGCCGGCGCTCACCGCGCGGGTCACGGCGTACCGCTAA
- a CDS encoding enoyl-CoA hydratase/isomerase family protein has translation MTTSEIATLPGYEEFAPWLLVEKTGNVHVVSINRPEAFNAVNEEVHHAFATIWRVLTADDDVRAVVTTGVGKAFSAGGDMVMFGRLIEDPVARQFQIHEARTVFLEVINFPKPLVSAVNGPAVGLGCSIALLSDFLVMGESSYLADPHVAVGLVAGDGGAAMLPLLVGMMKAKEYVLLGDRITAPIAEKLNLVTKIAADGAELEDALAIGERLAALPPQALRASKVALNMHLSRAASGVLEYALAEELTSFSTPEFKERVAAFRARSKK, from the coding sequence GTGACAACTTCTGAGATCGCCACCCTACCCGGCTACGAGGAGTTCGCCCCGTGGCTGCTTGTCGAGAAGACCGGCAACGTGCACGTGGTGAGCATCAACCGACCCGAGGCGTTCAACGCGGTCAACGAGGAGGTTCACCACGCCTTCGCGACGATCTGGCGGGTGCTCACCGCGGACGACGACGTCCGCGCGGTCGTCACGACCGGGGTAGGCAAGGCGTTCTCGGCCGGCGGGGACATGGTGATGTTCGGCCGCCTGATCGAGGACCCGGTTGCGCGTCAGTTCCAGATCCACGAGGCGCGAACGGTCTTCCTCGAGGTGATCAACTTCCCCAAGCCTCTGGTGTCAGCGGTCAACGGCCCGGCGGTGGGTTTGGGCTGCTCCATCGCCCTGCTGAGTGATTTCCTTGTGATGGGGGAGAGCAGCTATCTCGCCGACCCGCACGTGGCCGTCGGGCTGGTCGCCGGTGACGGCGGAGCGGCGATGCTGCCCCTGCTTGTCGGCATGATGAAGGCCAAGGAGTACGTGCTGCTCGGCGACAGGATCACCGCGCCCATCGCCGAGAAGCTCAACCTCGTCACCAAGATCGCGGCTGACGGCGCGGAACTGGAGGATGCGCTCGCGATCGGGGAGCGCCTCGCCGCGTTGCCGCCACAGGCGTTGCGTGCCAGCAAGGTTGCGCTGAACATGCACCTGTCGCGTGCGGCGTCGGGCGTGCTGGAATACGCTCTGGCCGAGGAGTTGACGTCCTTCTCGACACCGGAGTTCAAAGAGCGGGTCGCCGCGTTCCGTGCCCGATCCAAGAAATAG
- a CDS encoding thiolase C-terminal domain-containing protein codes for MRKVAIVGAGMTPFAEHFELGVKDLVPMAYAEAVAGVDKGITKSEIEAAWFGELSTTDGFPSGILADTLDLTDIPVTRVENACATGNDAIRNATMAIASGMYDVALVVGADKVRETSSTTTFWDWAAMTRDNAWDYPLGLVAPANFALHVIRYLHESSATKEHMAMVAVKNHFHALNNPKAQLRYEITVEQALAAPIVVEPFGLYDCTPQSDGAAAVILAAEDVVDRYTDRPVWVRGVGLGMDRVMHQHKTDMTTFPPTVRAAKSAMKMAGLTPRDVDVAEVHDCFTGVELISYEDLGFANRFEAYKLVESREHYVGGSIPINPSGGLKAKGHPPGATGVAQCYELFNQLRGEAENQVDGARVALAHNIGGPTAVSAVTILSSDKN; via the coding sequence ATGAGGAAAGTCGCCATTGTCGGGGCGGGGATGACGCCGTTCGCCGAGCACTTCGAACTGGGCGTGAAGGACCTCGTGCCGATGGCGTATGCCGAGGCCGTCGCGGGTGTCGACAAGGGCATCACGAAGTCCGAGATCGAGGCGGCCTGGTTCGGCGAGCTGTCGACCACGGACGGATTTCCCTCAGGCATCCTTGCCGACACGCTCGACCTCACCGATATACCCGTCACCCGCGTCGAGAATGCCTGTGCAACAGGAAATGACGCGATCCGCAACGCGACGATGGCCATCGCATCAGGGATGTATGACGTCGCGCTCGTGGTGGGCGCCGACAAGGTTCGCGAGACGTCGTCGACGACGACGTTCTGGGACTGGGCGGCTATGACCCGGGACAACGCGTGGGATTACCCGCTCGGGCTGGTCGCTCCCGCGAATTTCGCACTGCATGTGATTCGCTATCTGCACGAGTCGTCCGCGACGAAGGAGCACATGGCGATGGTCGCGGTGAAGAACCATTTCCACGCGCTAAATAACCCCAAAGCGCAACTGCGCTACGAGATCACCGTCGAGCAGGCACTGGCCGCCCCGATCGTCGTCGAACCCTTCGGCCTCTACGACTGCACGCCGCAGAGCGACGGTGCCGCGGCGGTCATCCTCGCCGCCGAGGATGTGGTGGACCGTTATACCGATCGGCCGGTCTGGGTGCGGGGTGTCGGCCTCGGCATGGATCGGGTGATGCACCAACACAAGACGGACATGACGACCTTTCCGCCTACGGTGCGTGCGGCCAAGTCGGCGATGAAGATGGCGGGTCTGACACCGCGGGACGTCGACGTGGCCGAAGTGCATGACTGCTTCACCGGCGTGGAGCTGATCAGCTACGAAGACCTTGGTTTCGCGAATCGGTTCGAAGCGTACAAGCTCGTGGAGAGTCGCGAACACTATGTGGGTGGGTCGATTCCCATCAATCCCAGCGGCGGACTCAAGGCCAAGGGGCATCCACCGGGTGCCACCGGGGTGGCGCAATGCTATGAACTGTTCAACCAACTTCGCGGCGAGGCGGAAAACCAGGTCGACGGCGCACGAGTGGCGTTGGCGCACAACATCGGTGGCCCTACCGCGGTATCCGCGGTCACCATACTTTCCAGCGACAAGAACTGA
- a CDS encoding OB-fold domain-containing protein has translation MTSVVSIGTYLPPWVGRGRGSRRVKGPDEDALTMAVAAGRAADPDASALRVVLVSRNFPLVEGGNGAVLLAALGLPGNVAVTEVLGGAPAVLDQILGAAPDTLVIGADDSENAVGAAAVLTGKAGAEVAARGRASRSLPLLARRDDGSRHTYPDPRLQREVGVRATLAKLDLGGGTVVGVVGVSAGQLGRDFNTSGAVEEPTSSAAGVIRALAAAIDNGSPGLLLTVEQAVMSVGEVTPGDIRISRDEVEPRELPDFKTAEGVGIPISMPAYSRAFEPKIRWEAAVFEERPGIDSAPQFPPRVRVDDSGTLASDYRLEPLPRTGTVYTHTTIRIPVPDLPSPYSLAVVQLDGSPVRALMKVTGVPAGEAMIGQAGAVVLRRIAVRAGIPDYGYAFWPGRSEEGVEA, from the coding sequence GTGACCTCAGTCGTGTCTATCGGGACGTACCTACCGCCGTGGGTCGGTCGTGGTAGGGGCTCCCGGCGCGTCAAGGGGCCCGACGAAGACGCCCTCACCATGGCGGTCGCGGCGGGCCGGGCCGCCGATCCGGATGCGTCGGCGCTGCGCGTCGTGCTGGTGTCACGGAATTTTCCGCTCGTCGAGGGCGGAAACGGCGCCGTCCTGCTGGCCGCCCTCGGACTGCCGGGCAACGTTGCCGTCACCGAGGTGCTCGGTGGTGCGCCAGCCGTGCTGGACCAGATCCTTGGAGCCGCCCCTGACACGCTGGTCATCGGTGCGGATGACAGCGAAAACGCCGTCGGGGCCGCCGCGGTGCTGACCGGCAAGGCGGGCGCCGAAGTCGCGGCCAGAGGCCGGGCAAGCCGAAGCCTGCCGCTGCTGGCCCGTCGCGACGACGGTTCGAGACACACCTATCCGGACCCTCGGCTGCAGCGTGAGGTCGGCGTCCGCGCGACGCTGGCGAAGCTGGATCTCGGCGGTGGAACGGTAGTGGGTGTCGTCGGGGTATCGGCCGGTCAACTCGGCCGCGATTTCAATACGTCCGGCGCTGTCGAGGAGCCGACGTCGTCAGCCGCCGGAGTGATACGGGCGCTCGCCGCCGCGATCGACAATGGATCCCCGGGTCTGCTGCTCACAGTGGAGCAGGCCGTGATGAGCGTGGGCGAGGTGACGCCCGGCGATATCCGGATCTCGCGCGACGAGGTCGAGCCGCGCGAACTTCCCGACTTCAAGACCGCCGAGGGCGTCGGCATCCCGATCTCGATGCCGGCGTACAGCCGTGCGTTCGAACCGAAGATTCGTTGGGAAGCAGCCGTTTTCGAGGAGCGACCTGGCATCGACTCGGCGCCGCAGTTCCCGCCCCGGGTGCGGGTGGACGACTCGGGGACGCTGGCAAGCGACTATCGGCTCGAACCGCTGCCGCGCACGGGCACCGTCTACACCCACACGACGATCCGCATACCGGTGCCCGACCTTCCCAGTCCGTACTCGCTGGCGGTCGTGCAGCTCGACGGCAGCCCGGTGCGCGCGCTGATGAAAGTGACCGGGGTGCCCGCCGGTGAGGCGATGATCGGTCAGGCTGGGGCGGTGGTGTTGCGCCGAATCGCGGTCCGCGCCGGGATACCCGACTACGGGTACGCGTTCTGGCCGGGCCGCAGCGAGGAAGGAGTCGAGGCATGA